A part of Winslowiella toletana genomic DNA contains:
- the htpG gene encoding molecular chaperone HtpG, which yields MTMKGQETRGFQSEVKQLLHLMIHSLYSNKEIFLRELISNASDAADKLRFRALSSPELYEGDGDLRVRVSVNKEQRTITLSDNGIGMRRDEVIENLGTIAKSGTKSFLESLGSDQAKDSQLIGQFGVGFYSAFIVADKVSVRTRAAGAGADEGVYWESAGEGDYTIADIEKADRGTEITLHLREGEDEFLDAWRVRGIIGKYSDHIALPVEIESHNEEDDTTHWEKINKAQALWTRNKSEISEDEYKEFYKHIAHDFSDPAAWSHNRVEGKQEYTSLLYIPAQAPFDMWNREHKHGLKLYVQRVFIMDDAEQFMPNYLRFVRGLIDSNDLPLNVSREILQDSRITQSLRSALSKRVLQMLEKMAKDDAEKYQQFWQQFGLVLKEGPAEDTSNAETIAKLLRFASTSSEGATQTVSLEDYISRMVEGQDKIYYITADSYAAAKSSPQLEVFRKKGIEVLLLSDRIDEWMMSYLTEFDGKSFQSASKADDALSKLADEESDEQKEAEKALEPFIERVKTLLGDRVKEVRLTHRLTDTPAIVTTEANDMTTQMAKLFAAAGQAVPEVKYLFEINPDHALVKRAADTQDETQFAEWIELLLEQALFAERGTLEDPNQFIRRMNQLLIA from the coding sequence ATGACCATGAAAGGACAAGAGACCCGTGGCTTCCAGTCAGAAGTGAAACAGCTTCTGCATCTGATGATCCATTCGCTCTATTCAAATAAAGAAATCTTCCTGCGCGAGCTTATTTCCAACGCCTCCGATGCCGCGGACAAGCTGCGTTTCCGTGCGCTCTCCAGCCCTGAACTGTATGAAGGGGATGGCGATCTGCGGGTACGGGTTTCGGTGAACAAGGAACAACGCACCATCACGCTGAGCGATAACGGTATCGGTATGCGCCGTGATGAAGTCATTGAAAACCTGGGCACCATTGCCAAATCTGGCACCAAATCCTTCCTTGAATCGCTGGGTTCCGACCAGGCGAAAGACAGCCAGCTGATTGGGCAGTTTGGCGTTGGTTTCTACTCCGCCTTTATCGTCGCCGATAAAGTTTCGGTACGCACCCGTGCCGCCGGTGCTGGCGCAGATGAAGGGGTTTACTGGGAATCAGCAGGCGAAGGTGATTACACCATTGCTGATATCGAGAAAGCCGATCGCGGTACCGAAATTACCCTGCATCTGCGTGAAGGCGAAGATGAGTTCCTTGATGCCTGGCGCGTGCGTGGCATTATCGGCAAATACTCCGACCATATTGCCTTACCGGTCGAGATTGAGTCGCATAACGAAGAAGATGACACCACCCACTGGGAAAAGATCAATAAAGCCCAGGCGCTGTGGACGCGTAATAAGTCTGAGATCAGCGAAGACGAATACAAAGAGTTCTACAAGCATATCGCCCATGATTTTAGCGACCCTGCGGCCTGGAGCCACAATCGCGTCGAGGGCAAGCAGGAGTACACCAGCCTGCTGTATATCCCGGCGCAGGCGCCGTTTGATATGTGGAATCGCGAGCATAAACATGGGCTGAAACTCTATGTGCAGCGCGTGTTTATTATGGATGACGCCGAGCAGTTTATGCCGAATTACCTGCGTTTCGTCCGTGGTCTGATCGACTCCAACGATCTGCCGCTGAACGTATCGCGTGAAATTCTGCAGGACAGCCGTATTACCCAGAGCCTGCGCAGCGCGTTAAGCAAGCGTGTGTTGCAGATGCTGGAGAAAATGGCGAAGGATGACGCGGAAAAATATCAGCAGTTCTGGCAGCAGTTTGGTCTGGTGCTGAAAGAAGGCCCGGCGGAAGATACCAGCAACGCGGAAACTATCGCGAAACTGCTGCGCTTTGCCTCTACCAGCAGCGAAGGCGCGACGCAGACCGTCTCGCTGGAAGATTACATCAGTCGTATGGTGGAAGGTCAGGATAAGATCTACTACATCACTGCTGACAGCTATGCGGCGGCGAAAAGCAGCCCGCAGCTGGAAGTGTTCCGCAAGAAAGGTATTGAAGTACTGCTGCTCTCCGATCGCATCGACGAGTGGATGATGAGCTACCTGACCGAGTTTGACGGTAAGTCCTTCCAGTCGGCCAGCAAAGCGGATGATGCGTTAAGCAAACTGGCGGATGAAGAGAGCGACGAGCAGAAAGAAGCGGAAAAAGCGCTGGAGCCGTTTATCGAGCGGGTGAAAACCCTGCTGGGCGATCGGGTGAAAGAAGTGCGTCTGACGCATCGCTTAACCGATACGCCGGCGATCGTTACCACTGAAGCCAACGATATGACCACCCAGATGGCGAAGCTGTTCGCCGCTGCGGGTCAGGCGGTGCCGGAAGTGAAGTATCTGTTTGAGATCAACCCGGATCACGCGCTGGTGAAACGTGCCGCCGATACTCAGGATGAAACGCAGTTTGCCGAGTGGATCGAGCTGTTGCTGGAGCAGGCGCTGTTCGCCGAGCGCGGCACGCTGGAAGATCCTAACCAGTTTATTCGTCGTATGAATCAGCTGTTGATTGCCTGA
- a CDS encoding YbaB/EbfC family nucleoid-associated protein, with protein sequence MFGKAGLGNLMKQAQQMQDKMAQVQEEIAAMEVTGESGAGLVKVTINGAHNCRRVEVDPSLLEDDKDMLEDLVAAAFNDAARRVAETQKEKMAAVSSGMQLPPGFKMPF encoded by the coding sequence ATGTTTGGTAAAGCCGGTTTGGGCAACCTGATGAAGCAGGCCCAGCAAATGCAGGACAAAATGGCCCAGGTGCAGGAAGAGATTGCTGCAATGGAAGTGACCGGTGAGTCCGGCGCAGGTCTGGTAAAAGTCACCATTAACGGCGCGCATAACTGCCGTCGTGTGGAAGTCGATCCAAGCCTGTTGGAAGATGATAAAGATATGCTGGAAGACCTGGTTGCTGCGGCATTTAACGATGCGGCGCGCCGTGTTGCTGAAACGCAGAAAGAGAAAATGGCGGCAGTTTCCAGCGGCATGCAGTTGCCGCCGGGCTTTAAGATGCCATTCTGA
- the priC gene encoding primosomal replication protein PriC translates to MRSSLLLQQLDSRVEELAKHVAPLAGRRARRARFDNQLFHCQSLRLGDYLLEIRETMLQLRHAVDDSHAERLAWLAERVVLQIGALQREIATLPLRGQEGGGSKRAETLYQKLADHQEFERRLLQMIAGRESLLGQQETLVQQQKMQQELEALEARLQRCRAALKEIELEIARREEQQ, encoded by the coding sequence ATGAGAAGCTCGCTATTACTGCAACAGCTGGACAGCCGCGTGGAAGAGCTGGCAAAGCATGTTGCGCCGCTGGCTGGCAGACGCGCCCGCCGGGCACGCTTTGATAACCAGCTATTTCATTGTCAGAGCCTGCGTCTCGGCGACTATCTGCTGGAAATCCGCGAAACGATGCTGCAACTGCGGCACGCGGTTGATGACAGTCATGCTGAACGCCTCGCCTGGCTGGCGGAGCGTGTGGTGCTGCAAATCGGCGCGTTACAGCGTGAAATCGCCACTCTGCCGTTGCGCGGTCAGGAAGGTGGCGGCAGCAAACGCGCCGAGACGCTCTATCAAAAGCTGGCCGACCACCAGGAGTTTGAGCGCCGCCTGCTGCAGATGATTGCCGGGCGTGAAAGCCTGCTCGGCCAGCAGGAGACGCTGGTTCAGCAGCAAAAAATGCAGCAGGAGCTGGAGGCGCTGGAGGCCCGTCTGCAACGCTGCCGCGCGGCGTTAAAAGAGATCGAACTGGAGATAGCCCGCCGCGAAGAGCAGCAGTAA
- a CDS encoding LysR substrate-binding domain-containing protein, with translation MAGLPPLRALRYFQQAALHNSFSLAAQSLNVTHSAISHQIKQLEEWLGKPLFIRANGRVQLTADGERLKVTCARAFSDIETTCEKISLRHNSSLTVSSAPSFLSQWLIPRISDFSQLHPAITLNFQTHMDVDKVRGDQTDILILSHEQSSHEDIAATLITVDYIGPVCSANFAQPVSYDTDFTTLPLLHADTKRHAWAEWAEKTGARGDFWAGRYFDNLTLGIQAARNGLGLMITPQILVKRELEEGTLVAPVGFAAMDRATWMMVKQSRKDEPEIALFRQWLLAEAAGE, from the coding sequence ATGGCTGGCCTTCCTCCACTGCGCGCCCTGCGCTATTTCCAGCAGGCGGCGCTGCATAACAGCTTCAGCCTGGCGGCGCAGTCACTTAACGTAACCCACAGCGCCATCAGCCATCAGATTAAGCAGCTGGAAGAGTGGCTGGGTAAGCCGCTGTTTATTCGCGCCAATGGCCGGGTGCAGCTGACGGCGGATGGTGAGCGCCTGAAGGTGACCTGCGCACGGGCGTTTAGCGATATCGAAACGACCTGTGAAAAAATTAGCCTGCGCCATAACAGCAGTCTCACGGTTTCTTCTGCGCCCAGTTTTCTGTCGCAATGGCTTATTCCACGTATCAGCGACTTTAGTCAGCTTCATCCCGCCATTACCCTGAATTTTCAGACCCATATGGATGTGGATAAAGTGCGTGGCGACCAGACCGATATTCTGATCCTCAGTCATGAGCAGTCTTCCCACGAGGATATTGCCGCGACGCTAATCACCGTCGACTATATCGGCCCGGTCTGCTCAGCGAATTTTGCGCAGCCAGTCAGCTATGACACTGATTTCACCACTCTGCCGCTGCTGCATGCTGATACCAAACGGCACGCCTGGGCGGAATGGGCGGAAAAAACCGGCGCACGCGGTGATTTCTGGGCGGGAAGATATTTCGATAATCTGACACTGGGGATTCAGGCGGCGCGCAATGGTCTGGGCCTGATGATTACGCCGCAGATTCTGGTGAAACGAGAGCTGGAGGAAGGCACGCTGGTGGCGCCTGTCGGCTTCGCGGCTATGGATCGTGCAACCTGGATGATGGTGAAGCAGAGCAGAAAAGATGAGCCGGAGATTGCGCTGTTTCGGCAATGGTTATTAGCTGAGGCGGCCGGGGAATAA
- the dnaX gene encoding DNA polymerase III subunit gamma/tau — MSYQVLARKWRPQAFTDVVGQEHVLTALANGLSLGRIHHAYLFSGTRGVGKTTIARLLAKGLNCETGITATPCGQCDNCREIEQGRFVDLIEIDAASRTKVEDTRDLLDNVQYAPARGRFKVYLIDEVHMLSRHSFNALLKTLEEPPSHVKFLLATTDPQKLPVTILSRCLQFHLKALDVEQIRGQLEHVLKEENISAETRALQLMARAADGSMRDALSLTDQAIAMGQGQITTDTVNAMLGTLDDEQPLALIEALVNAEGQQVMTLLNQAASRGVEWEALLVEMLRLLHRIAMVQLLPSAMGDEQAAIEQRLRELARVLPPADVQLYYQTLLVGRKELALAPDRRMGVEMTLLRALAFHPRQVIAEPAARPAMTPQAQPQPEVPATPPSQPPAAHSAPEVSGNLPDATSQLLQARTQLMRQQGATKLKKSEPAAPGARPASSALERLASVTERGQKRQQAAVAESVAAVKKEAYRWTAQNPQEVKAEVVATPKALRSALEHEKTPELAGKLTEESQQRDGWAAEIAAMNIPKLVQQLALNAWKEQTEQGVCLHLRAGQRHLNSPSAQKVLAEALSQAAGQPVELTIVEDDNPAVLTPLEWRQAIYEEKLAQARQSIIADTHIQTLRRFFDADLDEESIRPV, encoded by the coding sequence ATGAGCTATCAGGTACTTGCCCGCAAGTGGCGTCCACAAGCGTTTACTGATGTTGTCGGTCAGGAGCATGTCCTGACAGCGCTGGCGAATGGCCTGTCGCTCGGCCGCATTCATCACGCTTATCTTTTTTCCGGCACCCGCGGTGTCGGCAAGACCACCATTGCGCGTCTGCTGGCGAAAGGGCTGAACTGCGAAACCGGCATTACGGCGACGCCGTGCGGTCAGTGCGATAACTGCCGTGAAATCGAGCAGGGGCGCTTTGTCGATCTGATTGAGATTGATGCCGCCTCGCGCACCAAAGTTGAAGACACCCGTGACCTGCTGGATAACGTGCAGTACGCACCGGCGCGCGGTCGTTTCAAAGTCTATCTGATTGATGAAGTGCATATGCTGTCGCGCCACAGCTTCAACGCCCTGTTGAAAACGCTGGAAGAGCCGCCATCGCACGTCAAATTCCTGCTGGCCACCACCGATCCGCAAAAGCTGCCGGTGACCATTCTGTCGCGCTGCCTGCAATTCCATCTGAAAGCACTGGATGTTGAGCAGATCCGCGGCCAGCTTGAGCATGTGCTTAAAGAAGAGAATATCAGTGCGGAAACCCGCGCATTACAGCTGATGGCGCGCGCCGCCGACGGCAGTATGCGTGACGCGCTGAGCCTGACCGATCAGGCGATCGCGATGGGGCAGGGGCAAATTACCACTGATACCGTTAACGCGATGCTCGGCACGCTGGATGATGAGCAGCCACTGGCGTTAATCGAAGCGCTGGTGAATGCAGAAGGTCAGCAGGTGATGACGCTGCTGAACCAGGCGGCGTCACGCGGTGTGGAGTGGGAAGCGTTGCTGGTTGAGATGCTGCGTCTGCTGCACCGTATCGCGATGGTGCAGCTGCTGCCGTCAGCGATGGGCGACGAGCAGGCGGCGATTGAGCAGCGTCTGCGTGAACTGGCGCGGGTGCTGCCGCCAGCGGATGTACAACTCTATTACCAGACCTTACTGGTGGGGCGCAAAGAGCTGGCGCTGGCGCCGGATCGTCGCATGGGCGTTGAAATGACCCTGCTGCGCGCGCTGGCCTTTCATCCGCGGCAGGTGATTGCTGAACCGGCCGCACGTCCGGCGATGACGCCGCAGGCGCAGCCACAGCCGGAAGTTCCTGCAACCCCGCCATCGCAACCGCCGGCGGCGCACAGTGCGCCGGAAGTCAGCGGCAATTTACCGGATGCTACCAGCCAGCTTCTGCAGGCGCGCACACAACTGATGCGCCAGCAGGGAGCGACCAAACTAAAAAAGAGTGAGCCGGCGGCGCCTGGTGCGCGGCCGGCGAGTTCGGCACTGGAGCGGTTGGCTTCAGTTACCGAACGCGGTCAGAAGCGACAGCAAGCTGCTGTTGCCGAATCTGTCGCGGCGGTAAAAAAAGAGGCGTACCGCTGGACGGCGCAAAACCCGCAGGAAGTGAAGGCGGAAGTGGTGGCGACGCCGAAAGCGCTGCGTTCGGCGTTAGAGCATGAAAAAACGCCGGAGCTGGCGGGCAAGCTGACGGAAGAGTCACAGCAGCGCGATGGCTGGGCGGCGGAAATCGCCGCCATGAACATTCCGAAACTGGTGCAGCAGCTGGCATTAAATGCGTGGAAAGAACAGACTGAACAGGGCGTATGTTTGCATCTGCGCGCCGGTCAGCGACATCTTAACTCGCCTTCCGCACAGAAGGTGCTGGCTGAAGCATTAAGTCAGGCGGCCGGACAGCCGGTTGAACTGACTATCGTGGAAGACGATAATCCGGCGGTGTTAACGCCGCTGGAGTGGCGACAGGCCATTTATGAAGAGAAGCTGGCGCAGGCGCGCCAGTCGATAATCGCGGATACTCATATTCAGACTCTGCGCCGGTTTTTTGACGCCGACCTGGATGAAGAGAGTATTCGCCCCGTTTGA
- the apt gene encoding adenine phosphoribosyltransferase yields MTATAQQLEFLKDSIKSIPDYPKPGILFRDVTSLLEDPKAYATAIELLVDRYRNSGITKVVGTEARGFLFGAPVALALGVGFVPVRKPGKLPRKTFSESYELEYGTDSLELHCDAIGAGDVVLVVDDLLATGGTIEATVKLIRRAGGEVKDAAFVINLFDLTGEARLKAMGVNSYSLVAFPGH; encoded by the coding sequence ATGACCGCGACTGCGCAGCAGCTTGAATTCCTTAAAGACAGTATCAAAAGCATCCCGGATTATCCAAAGCCGGGCATTCTGTTTCGTGACGTAACCAGCCTGCTGGAAGATCCGAAAGCGTATGCCACTGCCATTGAACTGTTAGTTGATCGCTATCGCAATAGTGGCATTACCAAAGTCGTCGGCACGGAAGCGCGTGGCTTCCTGTTCGGTGCGCCGGTGGCGCTGGCGCTGGGCGTCGGCTTTGTCCCGGTGCGTAAGCCAGGCAAACTGCCGCGCAAAACGTTCAGCGAAAGCTATGAATTAGAGTACGGCACCGACAGCCTCGAACTGCACTGTGACGCAATTGGCGCCGGTGATGTGGTGCTGGTGGTTGACGACCTGCTGGCAACCGGCGGCACCATTGAAGCCACGGTCAAACTGATCCGCCGCGCCGGTGGGGAAGTGAAAGACGCCGCTTTTGTGATCAATCTGTTCGATTTGACCGGCGAAGCGCGTCTGAAAGCGATGGGCGTTAACAGCTATAGCCTGGTTGCTTTTCCGGGTCATTGA
- the rsmS gene encoding pleiotropic regulatory protein RsmS, translating into MSLEKAPDEVKLAVDLIMLLEENQVAPQTVLAALEIIKRDYEKKLAASGPAQRRAGD; encoded by the coding sequence ATGTCATTAGAGAAAGCCCCCGATGAGGTCAAACTGGCAGTGGATTTGATTATGCTGCTGGAAGAGAATCAGGTGGCGCCGCAAACGGTGCTGGCGGCGCTGGAGATTATTAAGCGGGATTATGAAAAAAAACTGGCGGCTTCAGGGCCGGCGCAGCGTCGGGCTGGTGATTAG
- a CDS encoding DUF454 family protein — protein sequence MQRILLLVVGWLAIALGTLGVVLPLLPTTPFILLAAWCFARSSPRFHHWLLYRSWFGSYIRHWQQHRALPPKAKGRAIVFIIITFAVSLWLVKIVWLRILLICMLCVLVIFMLRLPVVEKEQQKR from the coding sequence ATGCAGCGCATATTATTATTAGTTGTTGGCTGGCTGGCGATTGCCCTTGGCACGCTGGGCGTGGTTCTGCCGCTGTTGCCCACCACACCATTTATCCTGCTGGCGGCCTGGTGCTTTGCGCGCTCGTCGCCGCGCTTTCACCACTGGTTGCTTTATCGCTCCTGGTTTGGCAGTTATATCCGCCACTGGCAGCAACATCGTGCTTTGCCGCCGAAAGCCAAAGGGCGGGCGATAGTTTTTATTATTATCACTTTCGCCGTCTCGCTATGGCTGGTAAAAATAGTCTGGTTACGTATTCTACTGATATGCATGCTCTGTGTACTGGTGATCTTTATGTTGCGTCTGCCGGTGGTTGAGAAAGAACAACAAAAGCGCTGA
- the recR gene encoding recombination mediator RecR, giving the protein MQTSPLLETLMESLRCLPGVGPKSAQRMAFQLLQRDRSGGMRLAQALTRAMSEIGHCKDCHTFTEQDICTICANPRRQQNGQICVVESPADIHAIEQTGQFAGRYFVLMGHLSPLDGIGPNDIGLDRLEQRLERETIVEVILATNPTVEGEATANYIAELCGQYGVDASRIAHGVPMGGELEMVDGTTLSHSLAGRQKIKF; this is encoded by the coding sequence ATGCAAACCAGCCCACTCCTCGAAACATTGATGGAGTCGCTGCGCTGTTTACCCGGAGTCGGGCCTAAATCGGCGCAGCGCATGGCTTTTCAGCTGCTGCAACGCGATCGCAGCGGCGGTATGCGTCTGGCGCAGGCGCTGACGCGGGCGATGTCTGAAATCGGTCACTGTAAGGATTGTCATACTTTTACCGAACAGGATATCTGCACCATCTGCGCCAATCCGCGTCGTCAGCAGAATGGCCAGATTTGCGTGGTGGAGAGCCCGGCCGATATTCATGCCATTGAGCAGACCGGGCAATTTGCCGGTCGCTACTTTGTGCTGATGGGCCATCTTTCGCCGCTGGACGGTATCGGCCCCAATGATATTGGGCTGGATCGTCTGGAGCAGCGTCTGGAACGTGAAACCATTGTCGAAGTGATCCTCGCGACCAACCCAACGGTAGAAGGGGAGGCCACCGCCAACTATATTGCTGAGCTGTGCGGGCAATATGGTGTCGACGCCAGTCGTATCGCGCATGGCGTGCCGATGGGCGGCGAACTGGAAATGGTCGATGGCACCACCCTGTCGCATTCGCTGGCAGGACGGCAAAAGATCAAATTTTAA
- a CDS encoding DUF6024 family protein has protein sequence MEPSQQQINALRNELRQTLSRLYKLENHDIFFVKSLRIARVILSHQFYKQEVARCHARQALNQPVSELLQRPAMQIGEPGHIALITHVDPCSGEVNDLRGCEGKGVVDGSHSFATRRHEELVRNSAIFVTPLHLHAGLSPALTMIALRTAEFSTLLRSELRLFEAATSVANPLEKSLAIINNGYWQPFKMAPVAGTHIAATLCR, from the coding sequence ATGGAACCATCACAACAGCAGATTAACGCGCTACGCAACGAACTGCGTCAGACCCTTTCCCGCCTGTATAAGCTGGAAAACCACGACATTTTTTTTGTGAAGTCGCTGCGTATTGCCCGGGTGATCTTATCCCATCAGTTTTACAAGCAGGAAGTGGCGCGCTGTCACGCCCGGCAGGCGCTAAATCAGCCGGTCAGTGAGTTATTACAGCGTCCGGCGATGCAAATCGGCGAACCGGGCCATATTGCGCTGATCACCCATGTCGATCCTTGCAGTGGCGAAGTAAACGATTTACGTGGTTGTGAGGGCAAAGGGGTGGTGGATGGATCGCACAGTTTTGCCACCCGGCGCCATGAAGAGCTGGTGCGTAATAGTGCGATTTTCGTTACGCCATTACACCTGCACGCCGGACTTTCACCCGCACTGACGATGATTGCCCTGCGTACTGCGGAATTCAGTACGCTGCTGCGTAGCGAGTTACGCCTGTTTGAAGCGGCGACCTCGGTGGCGAACCCGCTGGAGAAATCACTGGCAATTATCAATAACGGTTACTGGCAGCCTTTCAAAATGGCGCCGGTTGCCGGCACTCATATTGCGGCCACGCTATGCCGCTAG
- a CDS encoding GlsB/YeaQ/YmgE family stress response membrane protein has protein sequence MGLLSWIVIGLIAGLVVRRFFPGRQGGSIPTLILALVGALVGGYISSYFSWGTLATIEPRALLLALLGALVMMLVAKILRL, from the coding sequence ATGGGACTTCTCTCCTGGATTGTGATCGGCTTAATCGCTGGCTTAGTGGTACGCAGGTTTTTCCCGGGCCGTCAGGGGGGATCGATTCCCACTCTGATTCTGGCGCTGGTCGGTGCGCTGGTCGGCGGCTATATCAGCAGCTATTTCAGCTGGGGAACGCTGGCCACCATTGAACCGCGCGCCCTGCTGCTGGCGCTGCTGGGCGCGCTGGTGATGATGCTGGTAGCGAAAATACTACGTTTATAA
- the acrR gene encoding multidrug efflux transporter transcriptional repressor AcrR, whose protein sequence is MARKTKQQALETRNQIIDAAITRFSEDGVSATSLADIAQAAGVTRGAIYWHFKNKADLLNEIWSQSESGMDDLETEYQIKYPDDPLSVMRAMLNYVFESTARDQRRRSLMEIIFHKCEFVGEMTTLQMMQQNLYLECYEKIEEVLRSCIDQGQLPAELNTRRAAVIMRGYVSGIMENWLFMPDSFDLAADAPLLVETLIDMLITSPTLRRP, encoded by the coding sequence ATGGCACGAAAAACCAAACAGCAAGCCCTTGAAACGCGGAATCAAATTATTGATGCAGCGATAACCCGGTTTTCTGAAGATGGTGTCTCCGCGACATCACTGGCGGATATTGCTCAAGCCGCTGGTGTGACGCGTGGTGCGATTTACTGGCATTTCAAAAATAAAGCCGACTTGCTGAACGAGATTTGGTCACAGTCTGAGTCCGGTATGGACGACTTAGAGACTGAGTATCAAATAAAATACCCTGACGATCCACTTTCCGTTATGCGTGCGATGCTTAACTATGTATTTGAGTCCACGGCGCGCGACCAGCGGAGAAGGTCACTTATGGAAATTATTTTCCATAAGTGTGAGTTTGTCGGTGAAATGACAACTCTGCAAATGATGCAGCAAAATTTATATCTTGAGTGTTACGAAAAAATAGAAGAAGTCCTGCGCAGTTGCATTGACCAGGGACAACTCCCTGCTGAACTTAATACGCGTCGCGCGGCAGTGATAATGCGCGGTTATGTCAGCGGAATCATGGAAAACTGGTTGTTTATGCCGGATAGCTTCGATTTGGCGGCCGACGCGCCATTATTAGTAGAAACCCTGATCGATATGCTAATCACCAGCCCGACGCTGCGCCGGCCCTGA
- a CDS encoding efflux RND transporter periplasmic adaptor subunit — protein MNKNRGLTPLAAVLMLSGSLVLTGCDENKSQEAGQQQAPEVGIVTLKSAPLKMTTELPGRTSSFRVAEVRPQVSGIILKRNFVEGSDIKAGESLYQIDPATYQAAWDSAKGDLAQANANAQIAALTVKRYKPLLGTKYISQQDYDQAMATASQTAAAVQAAKANVETARINLAYTKVTSPISGRIGKSSVTEGALVQSAQTTALATVQQLDPIYVDVTQSSEEFLRLRQELESGKLKQDDGKASVTLLMQDGSAYARTGTLEFSDVTVDETTGSITLRAMFPNPDQRLLPGMFVRARLDEGTNPNALLVPQQAVTRTPTGEATAMVIGQDNKVEVRKLTAEQAIGDKWLVSAGLKDGDKVIVTGIQRAKPGAQVTPQEVSADDAKKQDASAEQTKS, from the coding sequence ATGAACAAAAACAGAGGGTTAACGCCTCTGGCGGCCGTCCTGATGCTTTCAGGCAGCTTAGTGCTAACAGGATGTGATGAAAATAAATCCCAAGAAGCCGGCCAGCAACAAGCACCCGAGGTTGGCATTGTCACCTTAAAAAGCGCACCACTTAAAATGACCACCGAGCTACCGGGCAGAACCTCTTCCTTCCGCGTTGCAGAAGTGCGCCCACAAGTTTCGGGCATTATTTTGAAGCGGAATTTCGTTGAGGGAAGCGATATCAAAGCAGGGGAATCCCTGTATCAGATCGACCCGGCCACCTATCAGGCTGCCTGGGACAGCGCTAAAGGCGATTTGGCTCAGGCTAACGCTAACGCGCAGATCGCCGCATTGACGGTGAAACGTTATAAGCCGCTGCTGGGCACCAAATATATCAGTCAGCAGGATTATGACCAGGCAATGGCCACCGCCAGCCAGACCGCAGCAGCGGTACAGGCAGCAAAAGCAAATGTCGAAACGGCGCGTATTAACCTCGCCTACACTAAAGTCACGTCACCAATCAGCGGACGTATTGGTAAATCGTCGGTCACTGAAGGGGCTTTAGTGCAGAGCGCGCAAACCACCGCCCTCGCCACCGTGCAGCAACTTGACCCTATCTATGTTGACGTTACGCAATCCAGTGAAGAATTTCTGCGTCTGCGTCAGGAACTGGAGTCAGGCAAGCTGAAGCAGGATGACGGCAAAGCCAGCGTCACCCTGTTAATGCAGGATGGTAGCGCCTATGCCCGTACCGGAACATTAGAATTCTCTGATGTCACCGTCGACGAGACCACCGGCTCCATTACCCTGCGCGCCATGTTCCCGAATCCGGATCAGCGTCTGCTGCCAGGGATGTTTGTCCGTGCCCGTCTGGACGAAGGCACCAACCCGAATGCGCTGCTGGTTCCGCAACAGGCGGTGACCCGTACGCCAACCGGTGAAGCTACCGCGATGGTGATTGGTCAGGATAATAAAGTGGAAGTACGCAAGCTGACCGCCGAACAGGCGATTGGTGATAAGTGGCTGGTTTCAGCAGGTCTGAAGGATGGCGATAAAGTTATCGTTACCGGTATTCAGCGTGCGAAACCTGGCGCTCAGGTGACTCCGCAGGAAGTGAGTGCAGACGACGCGAAGAAACAAGATGCGTCGGCTGAACAAACCAAGTCATAA